One Pseudorhodoplanes sinuspersici DNA segment encodes these proteins:
- a CDS encoding ABC transporter ATP-binding protein produces the protein MASALEWKNASAGYGDTIVLENVSLSLTPGESVSIIGRNGVGKTTLLATAMGHTTMRGGEVLLDQQNIATLPPYRRALKGLGFVPQEREIFPSLSVKENLEIAARSGYWNDDRIYALFPRLRERLGNMGNQLSGGEQQMLSIARALMTNPSVLLMDEPTEGLAPVLVETLQDVIGKLRDEGALTIVLVEQNSRVALAFSPRTVVMDKGRIVYDGPSQTLRDDPERLTKLIGVAE, from the coding sequence ATGGCTAGTGCGCTCGAATGGAAGAATGCATCGGCCGGCTACGGTGATACGATCGTTCTTGAAAATGTCAGCCTGTCACTGACGCCCGGCGAGAGTGTTAGCATCATCGGCCGCAATGGTGTCGGCAAGACGACCCTGCTTGCGACGGCGATGGGCCACACCACTATGCGCGGCGGCGAAGTGCTGCTCGACCAGCAGAATATCGCGACCCTGCCGCCGTATCGGCGTGCCCTGAAAGGTCTTGGCTTTGTACCGCAGGAGCGCGAGATTTTCCCGTCATTGTCGGTGAAGGAGAATCTCGAAATTGCGGCACGGTCCGGTTACTGGAACGACGATCGGATCTATGCGCTGTTTCCGCGGCTGCGCGAGCGGCTCGGCAATATGGGCAATCAGCTCTCCGGTGGCGAGCAGCAGATGCTGTCGATTGCTCGCGCGCTGATGACCAACCCGTCGGTCCTGCTCATGGATGAGCCGACCGAGGGTCTCGCTCCGGTATTGGTCGAAACCCTGCAGGATGTGATCGGCAAACTGCGGGACGAGGGCGCCTTAACCATTGTTCTCGTGGAGCAAAATAGCCGCGTTGCGCTCGCATTTTCGCCGCGGACGGTGGTCATGGACAAGGGCCGGATCGTCTATGACGGGCCTTCGCAGACCTTGCGCGACGATCCGGAGCGGCTGACCAAGCTGATCGGCGTCGCCGAATAG
- a CDS encoding alpha/beta hydrolase — protein sequence MRASIIVMRLCALLAAALGAGAPDAVAQSQNLTGLGVVLLHGKGGTPTSMIEGLNESLRNEGALVDAPELPWSARRIYDATYEQAMTEIDAAVERLKQAGAKNIAVIGHSLGANAAIGYAARRPGLHAVVALAPGHLPEAWALRIRTKSAIARAKQLIAAGHGDVPTSFPDLAQGIPFSIKATPVVYLSMFDPEGPAVMPKNAAAMEPVPFMWVAGVADPIVFHGKDYAFAPGAKNPKSKYMVIPSMHLSTPFQARGAIIKWLKGL from the coding sequence ATGCGCGCGTCGATCATCGTCATGCGGCTTTGTGCCTTGCTGGCTGCTGCCTTAGGCGCTGGCGCTCCGGATGCTGTGGCGCAATCCCAAAATCTGACCGGCTTGGGTGTCGTGCTGTTGCACGGCAAGGGCGGCACGCCGACCTCGATGATCGAGGGGCTGAACGAGTCGCTTCGTAATGAGGGGGCCTTGGTCGATGCGCCGGAATTGCCTTGGTCGGCGCGTCGCATTTACGACGCCACCTATGAACAGGCAATGACCGAGATCGATGCTGCGGTCGAACGGCTGAAACAGGCTGGTGCGAAAAACATTGCCGTCATTGGTCACAGTCTCGGTGCCAATGCTGCGATCGGTTATGCGGCGCGCCGTCCGGGGCTTCACGCCGTTGTTGCGCTTGCGCCGGGTCATCTGCCCGAGGCGTGGGCCTTGCGCATCCGCACCAAGAGCGCGATCGCGCGGGCCAAGCAGTTGATCGCGGCAGGGCATGGCGACGTGCCGACATCATTCCCCGATCTTGCCCAAGGCATTCCGTTTTCGATCAAGGCGACGCCGGTCGTCTATCTCAGTATGTTCGATCCCGAGGGTCCGGCGGTGATGCCGAAAAATGCAGCCGCGATGGAGCCGGTGCCATTCATGTGGGTTGCGGGCGTTGCCGATCCGATCGTATTTCATGGCAAGGATTATGCGTTCGCGCCTGGTGCCAAGAATCCGAAGAGCAAATACATGGTGATCCCCAGCATGCATTTATCGACGCCGTTTCAAGCGCGCGGTGCGATTATCAAGTGGCTGAAGGGTCTATAG
- a CDS encoding DUF2927 domain-containing protein, which yields MTVAMFAVAMPAAKAQDAAGIEAKSAKPGPKSETTSENPEITKRRAAERKTFTDAEIIDGFFRIVFGAEFHVAGRVDRIRKYETPVRVYADVRAKPDRRAQLSAVVADIRSKVQHLDIAVTDKRKDANVVITMVRDRDIEKTIRKFYGRQQADRIVQSLEPQCLSGFRKDDLFRIQHSDVIIAVDAGDFIFYDCMYEELLQALGPINDDDKLDWSMFNDEVQMGFFDIYDQYILNLLYDPRIRAGMSKEQVKALLPQILPDVRAWITKVNGLAE from the coding sequence ATGACCGTGGCGATGTTTGCCGTCGCCATGCCCGCCGCCAAGGCGCAAGATGCAGCGGGGATAGAGGCCAAATCTGCAAAGCCCGGCCCAAAATCCGAAACCACATCGGAAAATCCGGAAATTACCAAACGCCGCGCGGCCGAACGCAAGACGTTCACCGATGCGGAAATCATCGACGGCTTTTTCCGCATCGTATTTGGTGCCGAATTTCACGTGGCTGGCCGCGTGGACCGTATTCGCAAATACGAAACGCCGGTGCGCGTTTATGCCGATGTGCGCGCCAAGCCTGACCGGCGCGCACAACTATCAGCCGTCGTCGCCGACATCCGTTCAAAGGTCCAGCATCTCGATATTGCGGTTACCGACAAGCGCAAGGACGCGAATGTCGTTATCACCATGGTGCGTGATCGCGATATCGAAAAAACTATCCGGAAGTTCTATGGCCGGCAACAGGCCGATCGAATCGTGCAGTCGCTGGAGCCGCAATGCCTGTCGGGCTTCCGCAAGGATGATCTGTTCCGCATCCAGCATTCCGACGTGATCATCGCCGTCGATGCAGGAGATTTTATCTTTTATGATTGCATGTATGAGGAATTGCTGCAGGCGCTGGGCCCGATTAACGACGACGACAAGCTGGACTGGTCGATGTTCAATGACGAAGTCCAGATGGGTTTCTTCGACATCTACGACCAATATATCCTGAATCTGCTTTACGATCCGCGCATCCGCGCCGGCATGTCAAAGGAGCAAGTGAAGGCGTTGCTGCCGCAGATCCTGCCGGACGTGCGCGCCTGGATTACAAAAGTGAATGGACTGGCCGAGTAA